A window of the Chloroflexota bacterium genome harbors these coding sequences:
- the rpsT gene encoding 30S ribosomal protein S20: MPSERSARVTERRSLRNRSVKRSLRTSRTKAARALSGGDAEAAQQAVHSTLRDIDVAARKGVIHANKAARTKSRLARKLNAAQADA, translated from the coding sequence GTGCCCAGTGAACGGTCTGCTCGAGTAACGGAAAGGCGCTCCCTGCGAAACCGGTCGGTGAAGCGCAGTCTGCGGACGTCGCGGACGAAGGCGGCGCGCGCGCTCAGCGGCGGGGACGCGGAGGCGGCGCAGCAGGCTGTCCACAGCACGCTCCGCGACATCGACGTGGCCGCTCGGAAGGGCGTCATCCACGCGAACAAGGCCGCCCGCACGAAATCGAGGCTCGCCCGGAAGCTCAACGCCGCGCAAGCCGACGCCTAG
- a CDS encoding NUDIX hydrolase produces MSTVRAIAVVISAPHDVNLVLTVRRPDDDDDLPGVWGLPATTVRKGEADSDAALRLGETKLCSPVTLRNLLSDGTQNRPDNKLYMRLYSATMTNPEPSLPASAGEEGVTFYAEWRWAPMSSLVEGAERGSLCCALALRSHGARAR; encoded by the coding sequence ATGAGCACTGTCAGGGCAATCGCCGTCGTCATCAGCGCACCCCACGACGTGAACCTTGTCCTAACTGTGCGCCGCCCCGACGATGACGATGACCTCCCCGGCGTCTGGGGGCTGCCCGCTACGACCGTTCGCAAGGGCGAGGCTGACTCCGATGCCGCGCTGCGGCTGGGCGAGACGAAGCTGTGCAGCCCCGTGACGCTCAGGAACCTTCTCTCCGACGGGACGCAAAACCGCCCCGACAACAAGCTCTACATGCGGCTGTACTCCGCGACCATGACCAACCCCGAGCCATCACTTCCTGCGAGCGCGGGGGAGGAGGGCGTCACTTTCTATGCCGAATGGCGATGGGCGCCGATGTCGTCGCTGGTGGAGGGGGCGGAGCGCGGGTCGCTGTGCTGCGCGCTGGCGCTGCGGTCGCACGGGGCGCGGGCACGGTGA